In Candidatus Vicinibacter proximus, the genomic stretch AAGTTCAACTTCTCTTTTAGAAGTTAAGTTTATCAAGGAGACTTTTACATTTTGATAATAGATGGAATCCGCTACCTTAGCCATCTCCACGGCCGGGATATCTTCATCCACAAAAAGCTTTTCAACCCTTATATATTGCGCTGAATCCACCCTGTTAATCAATCCATACACCACCGGAATATCCTTCCAAGGCTCTGTAAGCACGAAATCCTCTGAACAAGCGAAAATCAATAAAAATCCACAAAAAAGTATAGTTAATTTAATTTTCATGCCACAAAATTAAACAGTTTAATCCTCTTATAACGATGCAAATGATATTTTGATAACACAAATAGTAATATTACCAAAAAATTGTTTTTGAATTTATAATTTTGAGCCATGTCTGTACATAAAGAAATCAGGAAAATAACGACCAGAACTCTTCAGGAAATGAAAGCTGCCGGTGAAAAAATCGCCATGCTTACCGCATATGATTTTACGATGGCTAAAATCCTTGATGAGGCTGGAATTGATGTTTTGCTAGTAGGTGACTCCGCCTCTAACGTGATGGCAGGACATGAGACAACACTTCCAATCACTCTAGATCAAATGATTTATCATGCACAATCTGTTGTCAGAGGAGTGACAAGAGCATTAGTAATAGTAGATTTGCCATTTGGATCTTACCAGGGTAATTCCAAACGTGCTCTGGAATCATCTATTCGGATAATGAAAGAAAGTGGTGCACATGGGGTGAAATTAGAGGGAGGCTCAGAAGTCGCCGACTCAATTAAACGGATACTTACCGCCGGAATTCCGGTAATGGGACACCTTGGCCTTACCCCACAATCAATATATAAATTTGGAACCTACAATGTAAGGGCTAAAGAAGATCAAGAAGCTGAAAAGCTCAAACACGATGCCAGAGTATTGGAAAGAGCCGGCTGTTTCAGCCTGGTACTTGAAAAAATACCTGCCTCCCTGGCGAATGAAGTAAGTCTTTCGCTCTCCATTCCCACAATTGGTATTGGTGCGGGCAATGGGGTCGATGGTCAGGTCTTAGTAATACACGATATGCTTGGATTAAACAAAGAATTCAATCCTCGTTTTTTAAGAAGATATTCAAATCTTGCAGAGAACATCCATCATGCTGTCACTCAATATTCAGCTGATGTCAAATCCAAAGACTTTCCAAACGATAAAGAACAATATTAATGCAGAAACGTGGATGGCTGCTGCTTAGTGTAGCAGCCTTGGGGCTGATCATTCTAATAGGGATCAGCATTTTCAATCAGGCTTTCAAAAATAATATCTTATATTCTGAAATACCTCATGAAATAACCATTAGGGATTATGAATCTTTTGATCAAATTCTGGAAAAGATTGCAATCAAAAAAATTTTAATCGACACCTCATCCTTTGCATTAACTGCAAAAATTATGGGTTATGCTAAGGGTAAAATTCGCCCTGGAAGGTATCTTGTAAAATATGGTTTGAGCAATTATAAAATAATTGCAAAACTTCGCTCAGGCCAGCAAGATCCAGTGCAATTAAAAATCAATAATGTAAGAGACATTACTCAATTGTGCAGTAAATTAAGCAATTATATTTCTCTGGACTCAACGACACTTCTTAACAAACTTAGTGACAGCCTTTATCTCCATTCTATAGGCTATACAAAAGAAGACATTCTTTGTTTATTTATACCAAATACTTATGAAATGTACTGGAATATATCATTTGATAATTTCATAAAGAGAATGATTACAGAAAATGAAAAATTCTGGTCAAAGGAGAATAGAAAGTCAAAAGCAGCGGAGAGAAATTTGAAACCCAATGAAGTTTACACGCTTGCTTCCATTGTAGAAAAAGAAACCACAAATGCTGATGAAAAGCCGACCATTGCGGGCGTTTACTTAAATCGTTTAAAAATAGGAATGAAACTTCAAGCAGATCCAACCGTTGTTTTTGCGCTTGGGGTATCTGGAATTCAAAGAGTTCTGCTGGAACATTTAAGTTTTAAATCCCCATTTAATACTTACCAGATTGAGGGACTTCCTCCAGGACCCATTTATATGCCTTCAGTAAATAGCATTGATGCGGTATTAAACTCTGAAAAACACGATTATATATTTTTCTGTGCAAAACCCGGTTATGATGGTAGTCATTTGTTTGCAACTGGAATTGATCAGCATTATCAGAATGCAAGAATTTATCAAAAATGGCTGAATGCTGAAAAAATCAGATAATCTATTTAACTTCTGATGAACTGGGCTGCCCTGTTTTTCTTAATAATTTCATCTGCCATGGATTATTCCCATATTTTGCAGTCCCAATCAAAACCATAGCATCAGGGTCCACCTTAACGGTCCATTCAGACGAACTATCTCTGGTAGATCTGAGCTCAAGTGTTTTTGAACTTTCAACATACAAAAAGCGTCCGGAATCAGTCGTCTTATCATATATCCCCTTCTTGTATTCCCCATTTTCCAATAGATCCAACCAATGACCTGCGTATATATTTTGCTTTGGAACCTCATCTTTTAAGGAGAGGGCAAAAAAGATATGCCAAACTGAATCCGTTATGTCATAATTTACCTTTTGACTGGACGAGGCTTGAATAAAAGCATCATCCAACTTTCCGTAAACTACTTGAGGCGTAGAAACAGCGGATGATTGGGACAATTTAGTTTCATTGGTAAGGCCTGTATCCGCTTCCTTTTTGACATCGCGTTTGCAAGCATCAAATAAAAACAAATAGACAACTAAAAGTACGTAAACTGGTTTCATAAGCTTAATTTTTTCAAACTTGAATACAAATAAATTAATTTTGAGCGATCCGTCAACTATTTTTTTGTTAAACTCACAATTAATTAACTTTTAGTCTTGAATTCTATCGATTTGGAGTGTTTGGTCTATTCGAAACTTGCTGACTACCAAGAGAACAAATTATTATTGGCAGTAAGTGGAGGAGTTGATTCAATGGTTCTGGCTTCTATCCTAAGAAAAAAGAATTTTAAAATTGGGCTAGCACATTGTAATTACCATTTACGGGGAAACGATTCAAACTTGGATCAAAAACTAATTGAGGATTGGGCTAAAAACAACCAAATAAGCCTTCATATTAAATCGTGCCCAATTCCAAAAAATTCTTCCAATATACAAAACACTGCACGGGAACTTCGATTTTCATATTTTGATGATATAAAGCGTGATTTTGGCTATCAGTTCCTGATCACTGCCCACCACATGGAAGATATGATTGAAGGTTTTTTTCTAAATCTTATTAGAGGAGCCGGAATAAAAGGACTAAACACAATGCCTGTCTCCTATAAAAATTCTTTAAAACCTTTAGAAAATCTAAATAAAGATGACCTTTATAACTATGCTGAAACAAATCAAATTTTGTTCAGGGAAGATATTTCTAATATGGAGGACAAATATGCGAGAAACCTGATTCGTCATCAGGTAATTCCGGTTTTTAAATCAATCAACCCAGCCTTTCTCAAGACTACCAATAGGAGTTTAAAGTTATTAGGAGAACTAGATGTACTGTTAGATTATTACAGGACTATTTGGAAATCAAAAAATGTACAATTTTCTAATACATTTACTAAAATTAATTTTTGCTTAAATGAAGAAGACTATTTTTTGCATGAATATCTCGCAGAAAATGGATTTCATTACAATGAAATACAAGATATAAAAGCAAATCTTGGTTCTCCAGGTAAGCAGTTTAAATCCAGGACTGACCAAACTCTGTACATTGATCGTGGTTGTCTATATATCGTGAAAGTTAACACCGCGGATAGTTTTGAGGAGATTGTTATTCCTGACGAAAAAGAAAATTTTATAAATAAGAATGGAATTTGCGTAAATATTAAGTTGTTTAGTGTTGACAATTTTGACCTGCGAGTTATGGTGAAAAACCCATTGATCATTTATGTGGATTTCGATAAAATAAAATTTCCATTGGTAATTCGCCATTGGACTAAAGGAGACAAAATGAGTCCTTACGGAATGCAAGGCAAAAAAAAGAAGGTTAAGAAAATTCTTGCTGACAATAAGTCCATTTCAGCTTTTAAAAAACAAGAACTCGTATTGACCTCTGGAGATGAAATATACTGGTTGGTCGGGCATACAATTGCGCATGAAATTAGAGTCACCGAGCTAACTAAAAAAATAATGGAGATCAGTATTCTTAAAGAAAACTAAACACAATCATTTAGACCTTTTAGGATTTCCGAAAAGATCCTTGGGTCTGTCATCTAATATTTGTCGCTCACGAGGGGCTTCCTCCATTTTAGTTGTAGGAAGGTAAGGATCAAACTTCCACTTACCTGATTGATAATTGAAGGCCTCATAGGTTCCGTCAGGAACAAGCATAAATACATTCTTTTGATTGGGCGTCTCATACTTTGTGATATGATCAAATACAATCATCTTACTTTTGGGCTCATAGGTTAATGTGCAATTAGACTGTTGAGAGTATCTTATCACATGTCGATTGGTCAAAATCTCATCGCCAT encodes the following:
- the panB gene encoding 3-methyl-2-oxobutanoate hydroxymethyltransferase: MSVHKEIRKITTRTLQEMKAAGEKIAMLTAYDFTMAKILDEAGIDVLLVGDSASNVMAGHETTLPITLDQMIYHAQSVVRGVTRALVIVDLPFGSYQGNSKRALESSIRIMKESGAHGVKLEGGSEVADSIKRILTAGIPVMGHLGLTPQSIYKFGTYNVRAKEDQEAEKLKHDARVLERAGCFSLVLEKIPASLANEVSLSLSIPTIGIGAGNGVDGQVLVIHDMLGLNKEFNPRFLRRYSNLAENIHHAVTQYSADVKSKDFPNDKEQY
- the mltG gene encoding endolytic transglycosylase MltG; amino-acid sequence: MQKRGWLLLSVAALGLIILIGISIFNQAFKNNILYSEIPHEITIRDYESFDQILEKIAIKKILIDTSSFALTAKIMGYAKGKIRPGRYLVKYGLSNYKIIAKLRSGQQDPVQLKINNVRDITQLCSKLSNYISLDSTTLLNKLSDSLYLHSIGYTKEDILCLFIPNTYEMYWNISFDNFIKRMITENEKFWSKENRKSKAAERNLKPNEVYTLASIVEKETTNADEKPTIAGVYLNRLKIGMKLQADPTVVFALGVSGIQRVLLEHLSFKSPFNTYQIEGLPPGPIYMPSVNSIDAVLNSEKHDYIFFCAKPGYDGSHLFATGIDQHYQNARIYQKWLNAEKIR
- the tilS gene encoding tRNA lysidine(34) synthetase TilS, which gives rise to MNSIDLECLVYSKLADYQENKLLLAVSGGVDSMVLASILRKKNFKIGLAHCNYHLRGNDSNLDQKLIEDWAKNNQISLHIKSCPIPKNSSNIQNTARELRFSYFDDIKRDFGYQFLITAHHMEDMIEGFFLNLIRGAGIKGLNTMPVSYKNSLKPLENLNKDDLYNYAETNQILFREDISNMEDKYARNLIRHQVIPVFKSINPAFLKTTNRSLKLLGELDVLLDYYRTIWKSKNVQFSNTFTKINFCLNEEDYFLHEYLAENGFHYNEIQDIKANLGSPGKQFKSRTDQTLYIDRGCLYIVKVNTADSFEEIVIPDEKENFINKNGICVNIKLFSVDNFDLRVMVKNPLIIYVDFDKIKFPLVIRHWTKGDKMSPYGMQGKKKKVKKILADNKSISAFKKQELVLTSGDEIYWLVGHTIAHEIRVTELTKKIMEISILKEN